In Blastopirellula sp. J2-11, a single genomic region encodes these proteins:
- a CDS encoding SDR family oxidoreductase, with the protein MSNLFSLQNRTVLLTGATGYLGSAMAVGLAEAGANVVVSSRRIDQAATIAARLPIVGDAKHYAVEIDHQEVDSLESGFQNALVQAGQIDVLVANGHEATAADWTTATPEQFTRQLQNATGYFLLARLLHDHVAARSGEGSVIFLGSMYGVVGSYPDAYAGIAAASPVAYHALKGGVIQMTRHLAIYWAKEGVRVNCLSPGPFPSEKAPTAMVKNLCTHSPMGRMGRPEELIGPLVFLASDAASYVTGQNLLVDGGWTAW; encoded by the coding sequence ATGTCCAATCTTTTCTCTCTGCAAAACCGGACCGTCTTGCTGACCGGAGCCACCGGTTATCTCGGCTCCGCAATGGCCGTCGGGCTGGCCGAAGCTGGCGCGAACGTTGTAGTCAGCAGCCGGCGCATCGATCAAGCTGCGACAATTGCCGCCCGCCTGCCGATCGTTGGCGATGCAAAACATTACGCTGTCGAGATTGACCACCAAGAGGTCGATTCACTGGAAAGCGGCTTTCAAAACGCACTAGTGCAGGCCGGTCAAATTGACGTACTGGTCGCCAACGGTCACGAGGCGACCGCCGCCGATTGGACCACTGCAACTCCCGAACAATTTACGCGGCAACTGCAAAACGCGACCGGCTATTTCCTACTCGCTCGCCTGCTGCATGACCATGTCGCCGCTCGCTCTGGGGAAGGGAGCGTGATCTTTCTCGGCTCGATGTACGGCGTCGTCGGATCGTATCCTGACGCCTACGCAGGCATTGCGGCGGCCAGCCCTGTCGCCTATCACGCTTTAAAAGGAGGCGTGATTCAAATGACGCGCCACCTGGCGATCTATTGGGCGAAAGAGGGCGTTCGCGTCAATTGCCTATCACCCGGCCCCTTTCCTTCTGAAAAAGCGCCGACCGCAATGGTTAAAAATCTTTGCACGCACTCACCGATGGGACGCATGGGGCGTCCTGAAGAACTGATCGGCCCGCTCGTCTTTCTGGCAAGCGACGCCGCCAGCTATGTCACGGGTCAAAACTTGCTTGTCGATGGAGGCTGGACCGCGTGGTAA
- a CDS encoding Gfo/Idh/MocA family protein gives MPQPSHHLLIVGAGSIGLRHLRCFLASERTAISFVEPRAEVRDSILAEYPTACGYASLEEALEQGKFDGAVIATPAPMHVPQALQLLDCGLHLLIEKPLSLDLVSAASLLTAAEQSPLAIGVAYVYRANPLLSQMRDAILSGAYGKPLELIAYGGQNFPTYRPAYRDTYYRDHASGGGAIQDALTHVFNAAQWLIGDMQKIVVDAEHLVLDGVDVEDTVHAIARHSNGVMANYTLNQHQAANEMTLTVVCQRGVLRWETHLHRWRIATEPDAPWKDIQHEPLQRDELFIRQANSFLDAMEGKSPPLCSLAEGVSTLRANVAAFDSWRSGAWRSTTP, from the coding sequence ATGCCGCAACCGTCGCACCATTTGTTGATCGTCGGCGCCGGCTCCATCGGACTTCGCCATCTTCGCTGTTTTCTGGCGAGCGAACGTACGGCGATCTCCTTTGTCGAACCTCGCGCCGAAGTGCGCGACAGCATCCTTGCCGAATATCCGACAGCCTGCGGCTATGCGTCTCTGGAAGAAGCTTTGGAGCAAGGAAAATTCGACGGAGCCGTCATCGCAACTCCTGCGCCGATGCATGTTCCGCAAGCACTTCAGTTGCTGGATTGCGGCTTGCATCTCTTGATCGAAAAGCCGCTGAGCCTGGACCTGGTTTCCGCCGCGTCGCTGCTGACGGCGGCTGAGCAATCCCCGCTCGCAATCGGCGTCGCCTACGTCTATCGAGCCAACCCGCTGCTCAGCCAGATGCGTGATGCGATACTTTCAGGCGCGTATGGCAAGCCGCTTGAACTGATCGCCTACGGGGGACAAAACTTTCCGACCTACCGCCCTGCCTATCGCGATACCTACTATCGCGATCACGCCAGCGGCGGCGGCGCTATTCAAGATGCGTTAACGCACGTCTTTAACGCCGCCCAGTGGCTGATCGGCGACATGCAAAAAATCGTCGTTGACGCCGAACATCTGGTCCTGGACGGAGTTGACGTCGAAGATACCGTGCACGCAATCGCGCGACATTCCAACGGCGTCATGGCCAACTATACGCTCAATCAACATCAAGCTGCCAACGAGATGACCTTGACCGTCGTTTGCCAGCGCGGCGTGTTGCGATGGGAAACGCATCTGCATCGCTGGCGCATCGCAACCGAACCGGACGCTCCCTGGAAAGACATCCAACACGAGCCGCTTCAACGTGACGAACTCTTCATTCGTCAGGCGAACTCCTTCCTAGACGCGATGGAAGGAAAATCACCGCCGCTTTGCAGTCTGGCCGAAGGGGTCTCGACCCTGCGCGCCAATGTTGCGGCTTTCGACAGCTGGCGCAGCGGCGCCTGGCGATCCACAACCCCCTGA
- a CDS encoding HpcH/HpaI aldolase family protein, which produces MRRSKVLAKIQNDAPAFGTALHLNSPDVYEMAGLMGFDAIWFDMEHHATSMESAANLIRAARAGGADVVARPAKGEFMRMARMLEAGANGIMYPRCCSAAEAAELVQWAKFAPLGKRGCDASGPDVPYLLTPLTDYLVQANQETFLIVQVEDPEALEHVDAIAAVPGVDMVMLGPGDFSIMSGIPGQFDHPLVREAQEKVVQACRKAGKPWAATCGSIAQAKEFADRGARLLFHGCDIVFIKQALDKIKADLAVAFDQPAISPTDNGSAKHYQEAR; this is translated from the coding sequence ATGCGACGCAGCAAGGTTTTAGCAAAGATCCAAAACGACGCTCCGGCCTTTGGAACCGCTTTGCATTTGAATTCGCCTGACGTTTACGAGATGGCGGGCCTAATGGGCTTTGACGCCATCTGGTTCGATATGGAACATCATGCGACCAGCATGGAATCGGCCGCCAATTTGATTCGCGCGGCCCGAGCCGGAGGCGCCGATGTCGTCGCTCGTCCTGCCAAGGGAGAGTTCATGCGAATGGCGCGAATGCTGGAAGCCGGAGCTAACGGAATCATGTATCCGCGCTGTTGCTCGGCGGCGGAAGCGGCCGAATTGGTTCAGTGGGCCAAGTTCGCTCCGCTTGGCAAACGAGGTTGCGACGCCAGCGGCCCCGATGTCCCCTATCTGCTAACGCCGCTAACCGACTATCTGGTCCAAGCAAATCAAGAAACGTTCCTGATCGTGCAAGTTGAAGACCCCGAGGCGCTCGAGCATGTTGATGCAATCGCCGCCGTTCCCGGCGTCGATATGGTGATGCTTGGCCCCGGCGATTTTTCTATCATGTCTGGTATCCCCGGGCAATTTGACCACCCGCTCGTCCGTGAAGCCCAGGAAAAAGTCGTCCAAGCGTGCCGAAAAGCAGGCAAACCTTGGGCGGCGACCTGCGGTTCGATCGCCCAGGCCAAAGAGTTCGCCGATCGGGGCGCTCGACTCTTATTTCATGGCTGTGACATCGTCTTCATTAAACAAGCGCTCGACAAAATTAAAGCCGACCTGGCTGTCGCATTTGACCAACCGGCGATATCGCCCACCGATAACGGCTCGGCCAAACACTACCAAGAGGCGCGCTAA
- a CDS encoding GntR family transcriptional regulator, whose translation MTVLNLKEMTDLAAAEETTGQPKYEQLRDYVVSQIESGALKSGAALPSENRLAENLQIARSTVRQALSALERDGLVLRVHGKGTFVHDEAKQRLRKSQDLFALIVPETETAFYPSLQRSFERAAAELHNQVVVCNSNDDIDKQASAILQLIDLRVSGVAIIPATNPVTPAFHVRQLQKNNIPVVCCSRPVHGSPTPLLAIPFEDVGLRAGEKIREAGHRHVAFFGSAHSIASDMYVRGFRKAMGGGARVEIFVGSGQPTNYAALEKECSQAINAMFSKAETPTAIFCGFDSLAETIYMLLVQRGIRVPQDVSLVGFGGTYRGGGLANHLSSVTIDEIGMGHQAIELLSKMRNGQMPIDSSEVRQLPLSFNDGSTLASTSAKA comes from the coding sequence ATGACCGTTCTCAACCTGAAAGAAATGACCGACCTGGCCGCCGCAGAGGAAACGACAGGCCAGCCCAAGTACGAACAACTGCGTGATTACGTCGTTTCGCAGATCGAATCAGGCGCTCTGAAGTCAGGCGCTGCATTGCCATCAGAAAACCGCCTGGCCGAGAATCTGCAGATCGCGCGCAGCACGGTTCGCCAAGCGTTGTCTGCACTGGAGCGAGACGGTCTAGTCTTGCGAGTTCACGGGAAAGGAACCTTCGTTCATGACGAAGCGAAGCAGCGGTTGCGCAAGTCGCAAGACCTGTTCGCACTGATCGTTCCAGAAACCGAAACAGCGTTCTACCCTTCACTCCAACGTAGTTTTGAACGGGCCGCCGCCGAGTTGCACAATCAGGTGGTCGTTTGTAATTCGAATGACGATATCGACAAGCAAGCCAGCGCTATCCTGCAACTGATCGATTTGCGCGTCTCCGGCGTCGCGATCATCCCCGCAACCAATCCGGTAACGCCTGCGTTTCATGTTCGTCAACTTCAAAAAAACAATATCCCAGTCGTTTGCTGCTCGCGCCCGGTGCATGGATCGCCTACGCCACTGCTGGCGATCCCCTTTGAAGATGTTGGCTTGCGAGCCGGTGAGAAGATTCGCGAAGCGGGCCATCGACATGTCGCTTTCTTCGGCAGTGCTCACAGCATCGCTAGCGACATGTACGTTCGCGGTTTCCGCAAAGCAATGGGAGGCGGCGCGCGAGTCGAAATTTTCGTCGGCTCAGGACAGCCAACCAACTACGCAGCGCTCGAAAAAGAATGCTCGCAAGCGATTAATGCGATGTTCAGTAAAGCGGAAACGCCCACCGCAATTTTCTGCGGCTTTGATTCGCTTGCAGAAACGATCTATATGTTGCTAGTTCAACGAGGAATCCGCGTGCCGCAAGATGTTTCGCTCGTTGGATTCGGGGGAACGTATCGCGGTGGCGGGCTCGCCAACCATTTGTCGTCGGTAACGATCGACGAAATTGGCATGGGCCATCAAGCGATTGAACTGCTCTCGAAAATGCGAAACGGGCAAATGCCGATCGATTCCAGCGAAGTTCGCCAGCTCCCGCTCTCCTTCAATGACGGCAGCACGCTCGCATCGACTTCGGCCAAGGCGTAA
- a CDS encoding DUF1559 domain-containing protein has product MKRHAFTLVELLVVIAIIGVLIALLLPAVQQAREAARRISCANHMRQVGIALHNYHDTHLKFPFGRIGDTTVEQQCALTMLLPFVEQGSLYNQFDFSLPLMTKSGSSITPNVNTPLITTRLEGFLCPSNPQDEGRYVTSQLPGRDHAWGTHYVPVAHSGKDGASARTAPLGIVGSDRDGLFYYASKTRFRDITDGTSNTLAFTEIVGDAPGSNDLFAWAMFSGGAGVKGGVNSNFPDLDGFYTASDDFTGPSSYHPGGCYVSLADASVRFISENMRLSTLQNLAARADGEVLESY; this is encoded by the coding sequence ATGAAACGACATGCTTTTACGCTTGTAGAGTTATTGGTTGTGATTGCGATTATCGGTGTGCTTATCGCTTTGCTTCTGCCTGCTGTTCAACAGGCCCGTGAGGCGGCCAGGCGAATCTCGTGCGCGAATCATATGCGGCAAGTTGGGATTGCTCTGCACAACTACCACGACACCCATCTGAAATTTCCATTTGGCCGGATTGGAGATACTACAGTTGAGCAGCAGTGTGCTCTTACAATGCTCTTGCCGTTTGTTGAGCAAGGTTCGCTCTACAACCAATTTGACTTTAGTCTCCCCCTGATGACCAAGTCGGGATCAAGCATCACGCCTAATGTGAATACGCCCCTGATAACGACGCGACTCGAGGGTTTTCTTTGTCCAAGCAATCCTCAAGATGAAGGTAGGTATGTCACCTCGCAATTACCAGGAAGAGACCATGCTTGGGGAACGCACTATGTTCCGGTTGCTCATAGCGGCAAAGATGGCGCCTCTGCGAGAACGGCTCCCCTTGGTATTGTCGGTTCTGATCGAGACGGATTGTTTTACTATGCGTCCAAAACGCGGTTTCGAGACATTACCGATGGAACTAGCAACACTTTGGCGTTTACCGAGATTGTTGGTGATGCGCCTGGATCCAATGATCTATTCGCGTGGGCGATGTTTTCCGGCGGAGCGGGAGTGAAGGGAGGAGTAAACTCCAATTTTCCTGACCTGGACGGCTTCTATACGGCAAGTGATGACTTCACGGGGCCATCGAGTTACCACCCGGGAGGTTGTTACGTTTCTCTTGCGGATGCTTCTGTCCGCTTTATCTCAGAAAATATGAGGCTCAGTACGCTTCAGAATCTCGCCGCACGAGCTGATGGCGAAGTGCTCGAATCCTACTAG